A window of the Chloroflexus sp. Y-396-1 genome harbors these coding sequences:
- a CDS encoding adenylate/guanylate cyclase domain-containing protein, protein MSEHSSFQLDQQRIARYIGADQAQALWQGSLRPHELYAICARLANAQYVLTTYLPRRLVAHRLTTTDNQPWVEWVDGSLLFADISGSTALAERLSGIGREGIEIVTDTLNTYFGALIRRIQRAGGDLITFGGDALLVLFTDPDHAYTATSVAYDLQQSQANFVREVPGIGSFPLTMHIGVESGRIALVSAGRPESLRYSAMGACVERVARAEELGGRGEIVVGPQAWSALAGRAQGEPLADGYVKIHAVAGQSTISTAPTHYELPSPSRETALHLLWTIERLSPYLPAILVDRILDDPQRPHLEADLRPVSILFAQIEGLTSLVEDLPPQTIAHIIDAVWRVCFTAIERYGGYVNKVDLSTEGNKLLAIFGAPIAQEDHSERAARAALDLQRAFRTLTNTQLADISLGQLRLRIGLNSGNVFAGNVGDVERKEYTVMGDAVNVAARVMAHSDWGEIRAPTTFAVNVGATITFTDSRIVSARGKREPLELFRVVGEREAPPPVAQHALVGRRRELAWLQERLITALGGQGRVVRINGEAGIGKTRLVAELLISSAPHQPQIVSVRCLSYQQSTPYAPWSDLLQALCAIPAGADQITRATQVRQSLVSAGISDDWLPIIADLVKLDLDDNLLTRTLDPQQRQERRFEMIRAIVHAAALNRGLVIVFDNLQWADQISLDLWRYIAVSLTHKPILMLGTHRDTLYWNDDPAGDGAEILTLPPLSASDSADLIAAIPAGAQLPTEVRVQIIERAAGNPLFIEELVRAVQQGQASLDELPDSLSGLLLARLDQLDERSRALLRVAAVVGQRFPVPVLQSVYGEEPSRMIHAIAQLDAQELTMLEREAPERVHSFRHALLHEVTYQSMLFARRRELHRRIGEYLEQRYSDELARLRQEFAAVRQYQIVQIGRNGPLTTRTVRAIANPIFLLAHHYRLSDTPERAIQYLLLAGHLARDEYANQQAITYYRWAIDIIGEHGDDPRLWEAMEALGETLAAIGQYDEAQTVYRQILSLGGERIPPVVQAEVLRSWGAALEKQGRYQEALAQLRRAETIANTAINQVPPLLLAAIAADLAQTLTRLANFDEALAMCEAGLARIRNDQRSIEDERIEAELQQQLGMIYGMRGRYDLARYHFLNALSAQEAIDDLYGQARTHNNLGYLAQLQSNYVAAVEHYTQAEELARRVSAKYALSSVLLNEAYAYYRLAHYDAAEAACRDALILCEEMGDQLGVAQANDTLGIIAYARGEYRRALDVYQQALAIYTRQQSKYQYGNTLALAALAATANGDPKTAFAYAEEARQIGEQTQVPQLTVEALWAAAEALLVQSRQLNDPSLRASLLEQAGGYATRAAMLAGQIGSRFDEAMALRLIGEIASERNEPFEDYFTKAITIFRDINCRFEHACTIARFGLALQQRNFTEASTYIKQARQELVAIGAHGELRRLA, encoded by the coding sequence ATGTCGGAACATAGCTCTTTCCAGCTTGATCAGCAGCGCATCGCACGATACATCGGCGCTGATCAGGCCCAGGCGCTCTGGCAGGGCAGCCTGCGGCCACATGAACTCTACGCCATATGCGCCCGACTCGCCAACGCTCAGTATGTCCTGACAACGTATTTACCCCGTCGTCTGGTTGCACATCGACTGACAACGACTGATAATCAGCCGTGGGTAGAGTGGGTAGATGGTTCGTTACTCTTCGCCGATATAAGTGGCTCGACTGCCCTTGCTGAACGGCTCAGTGGTATTGGCCGGGAAGGGATTGAGATTGTCACCGACACCCTCAACACATACTTCGGCGCCCTGATTCGGCGCATTCAACGCGCCGGTGGTGATCTGATAACGTTTGGCGGCGATGCGCTACTTGTCTTGTTTACCGATCCCGATCATGCTTACACTGCAACCTCTGTGGCCTACGATCTCCAGCAATCACAGGCCAATTTCGTGCGCGAAGTACCGGGTATTGGCTCGTTCCCACTAACAATGCACATCGGCGTCGAGAGCGGTCGGATTGCGCTGGTCAGTGCCGGTCGTCCGGAATCGCTTCGCTACAGTGCCATGGGCGCTTGTGTTGAGCGGGTGGCACGGGCAGAAGAGTTGGGCGGTCGTGGTGAGATTGTGGTCGGGCCACAGGCATGGTCGGCACTGGCCGGACGGGCACAGGGTGAACCGCTGGCAGACGGTTATGTAAAAATTCACGCAGTAGCAGGACAAAGCACAATATCTACCGCGCCAACCCATTATGAATTGCCGTCGCCGAGTCGCGAGACTGCGCTGCACCTGCTCTGGACGATAGAACGACTTAGTCCCTACTTGCCGGCCATTCTCGTGGATCGGATTCTTGACGATCCACAACGACCGCATCTGGAAGCTGATTTACGACCTGTATCAATCCTATTTGCCCAAATCGAAGGACTGACATCGCTTGTTGAGGATCTGCCGCCCCAGACGATAGCACATATTATTGATGCAGTATGGCGGGTTTGCTTCACGGCAATCGAACGCTACGGCGGTTATGTCAACAAGGTTGACCTTTCAACCGAGGGAAATAAGTTGTTGGCCATTTTCGGCGCACCCATTGCGCAAGAGGATCACAGCGAACGAGCGGCCCGTGCAGCACTTGATCTTCAGCGTGCATTTAGGACCCTGACCAATACCCAACTAGCAGATATCAGCCTTGGTCAGTTGCGGTTACGGATTGGGCTGAACAGTGGTAACGTCTTTGCCGGTAATGTCGGTGATGTGGAACGCAAAGAGTACACCGTGATGGGTGACGCTGTGAATGTGGCAGCCCGAGTCATGGCGCACAGTGATTGGGGCGAAATCCGTGCGCCGACAACCTTCGCGGTGAACGTAGGCGCCACAATCACTTTCACCGACTCGCGAATTGTCAGTGCCCGCGGCAAGCGCGAACCGCTCGAACTGTTCAGAGTCGTCGGTGAACGAGAAGCACCGCCGCCAGTTGCCCAGCATGCACTCGTCGGTCGTCGGCGCGAGCTGGCATGGCTGCAAGAACGACTGATCACTGCCCTTGGTGGTCAGGGACGAGTAGTACGGATAAACGGCGAAGCTGGTATTGGCAAAACGCGACTAGTAGCCGAGCTCCTGATCAGCAGTGCACCACACCAACCACAGATTGTAAGCGTCCGCTGTTTATCGTACCAGCAAAGCACCCCCTACGCGCCGTGGAGTGATCTCCTCCAGGCGCTCTGTGCAATTCCGGCTGGCGCCGATCAGATAACGCGCGCCACTCAGGTACGGCAGAGCCTGGTGAGTGCCGGGATCAGCGATGACTGGTTACCCATTATTGCCGATCTGGTCAAGCTCGATCTCGATGATAATCTCCTTACCCGTACTCTTGACCCACAGCAACGTCAGGAGCGTCGATTTGAAATGATCCGGGCCATTGTCCATGCTGCCGCGCTCAACCGTGGATTGGTGATCGTATTTGATAACCTCCAGTGGGCCGATCAAATCTCACTCGATTTATGGCGCTACATTGCGGTTTCGCTTACTCACAAGCCCATTCTGATGCTGGGCACGCACCGTGACACGCTATACTGGAATGATGACCCAGCCGGTGATGGAGCCGAAATACTGACCTTACCCCCTCTGTCGGCGAGTGACAGCGCCGATCTGATCGCTGCTATTCCCGCCGGTGCCCAACTCCCGACAGAGGTACGGGTACAAATCATCGAACGCGCTGCCGGGAATCCGCTATTCATCGAAGAGCTGGTACGCGCAGTGCAGCAAGGACAGGCTTCTCTTGACGAATTGCCGGATAGTTTGAGCGGACTATTGCTTGCTCGCCTTGATCAACTCGATGAACGTTCACGGGCACTGCTGCGCGTCGCAGCCGTGGTTGGGCAGCGCTTTCCGGTTCCGGTCCTGCAATCGGTGTACGGAGAGGAGCCGAGCCGAATGATTCATGCTATCGCACAGCTCGATGCCCAGGAATTAACTATGCTCGAGCGGGAAGCACCTGAACGGGTGCACTCTTTCCGTCATGCCTTGTTGCACGAAGTAACGTACCAGAGTATGCTCTTCGCACGACGGCGCGAGTTACACCGCCGAATCGGCGAATACCTCGAGCAACGGTATAGTGACGAGCTGGCCCGACTGCGCCAAGAATTTGCTGCTGTTCGCCAGTACCAGATTGTGCAGATTGGGCGTAATGGCCCGTTAACCACGCGCACAGTACGGGCAATAGCTAACCCTATCTTTCTGCTGGCCCATCACTACCGCCTGAGCGATACACCAGAACGAGCAATTCAGTACCTTCTGTTGGCCGGTCATCTGGCCCGCGACGAGTATGCCAATCAACAGGCTATCACCTATTACCGCTGGGCGATTGACATTATTGGCGAACACGGTGATGACCCGAGACTGTGGGAAGCGATGGAGGCACTGGGGGAAACGCTGGCCGCAATTGGTCAATACGACGAGGCGCAAACGGTTTACCGACAGATCCTCTCGTTAGGTGGTGAGCGTATCCCACCGGTTGTACAGGCGGAAGTGCTGCGATCATGGGGCGCAGCCCTTGAAAAGCAAGGTCGGTATCAGGAAGCCCTTGCCCAACTTCGCCGCGCCGAGACTATTGCCAACACAGCGATTAATCAAGTACCACCGTTGCTGCTGGCGGCAATTGCTGCTGATCTGGCGCAAACTCTGACCCGCCTGGCCAACTTCGATGAAGCACTGGCGATGTGCGAAGCCGGATTGGCCCGAATTCGCAATGATCAACGCAGCATTGAGGATGAACGAATTGAAGCCGAGCTTCAACAACAATTAGGCATGATCTACGGCATGCGGGGACGTTACGATCTGGCCCGCTACCACTTCCTGAACGCACTCAGTGCTCAAGAGGCCATTGACGATCTCTACGGTCAGGCGCGAACCCACAACAACTTGGGTTATCTAGCACAATTACAGAGCAATTATGTGGCGGCAGTCGAGCACTATACCCAGGCCGAAGAGCTAGCTCGCCGCGTCAGTGCAAAATATGCGCTGTCAAGCGTTTTACTCAATGAAGCGTATGCCTATTATCGTCTGGCACATTACGATGCAGCGGAAGCAGCCTGTCGTGATGCCCTGATACTCTGTGAAGAGATGGGTGATCAGCTCGGTGTCGCGCAAGCGAACGATACGCTCGGCATTATTGCGTATGCCCGTGGCGAATATCGGCGTGCGCTGGATGTTTATCAGCAGGCGTTAGCTATCTATACCAGGCAACAGAGTAAATACCAGTACGGGAACACACTGGCGCTAGCAGCGCTAGCCGCGACCGCCAACGGTGATCCGAAAACCGCATTCGCTTACGCAGAAGAGGCCCGCCAGATTGGCGAACAGACTCAGGTACCACAATTGACGGTCGAAGCACTATGGGCAGCGGCAGAGGCATTACTGGTACAAAGTCGGCAATTGAACGATCCCTCATTAAGGGCCTCACTCCTTGAGCAGGCAGGAGGTTATGCCACGCGAGCGGCAATGCTGGCCGGTCAAATTGGGAGTCGTTTCGATGAAGCGATGGCGTTACGCTTGATCGGTGAAATTGCGTCTGAACGTAATGAGCCGTTTGAAGACTATTTCACCAAAGCGATCACAATCTTTCGCGATATTAATTGTCGTTTTGAGCACGCATGCACGATTGCACGTTTTGGGCTTGCCCTCCAGCAACGAAACTTTACCGAAGCAAGTACGTACATAAAACAGGCCAGACAAGAACTGGTAGCTATCGGCGCACATGGCGAGTTGCGCCGATTAGCTTGA
- a CDS encoding radical SAM protein gives MAANITINVQPYHLTIAEAMRTIVSFDGEGRLIVAFRNGINYVRGLSGDVLQKRVLAPSQKERRKLPDEERRRVLAELLTWSQQMIEHIAATASPAERDWFDRIRRWDVDRLEAERERFRMVYKPISILPPDQYRALVLQATEGCSWNRCHFCTFYRDRAFRIHSPGSFRTHIQRVKEFVGAGIGLRRAIFLGDANALIIPQPRLRELLQVVHEEFRIGPQADFKGIYAFLDIFGAERKTLDEYRELAAAGVRRIYLGLESGDETVFRLLNKPGSPAEAIEAVRTIKAAGIAVGVILLVGAGGERFAHDHVQHSLAAIAAMGLGPEDIVYLSPLIIPTDTPYLAQLQAFDSQPLSDEAIFEQFNQLKQGARMVVGTGAKVVIYHIEEFVY, from the coding sequence ATGGCAGCCAATATCACCATCAACGTGCAACCATACCATCTGACCATCGCCGAAGCGATGCGCACGATTGTTTCGTTCGATGGTGAAGGTCGACTAATTGTTGCGTTTCGCAACGGGATCAATTATGTACGCGGCCTCAGCGGTGACGTACTGCAAAAACGGGTCCTGGCACCCAGTCAGAAAGAGCGGCGCAAACTACCCGATGAAGAACGACGGCGTGTGCTTGCCGAGCTGCTCACGTGGAGCCAACAGATGATCGAGCACATCGCGGCGACGGCTTCACCAGCCGAACGCGACTGGTTTGATCGGATTCGGCGCTGGGATGTTGATCGGTTAGAAGCCGAACGTGAACGGTTTCGGATGGTCTACAAACCGATCAGTATTCTCCCTCCCGATCAATATCGAGCGCTGGTCTTACAGGCAACCGAAGGATGTAGCTGGAACCGCTGCCATTTTTGTACCTTCTACCGCGACCGGGCATTTCGCATCCATTCACCTGGCTCGTTTCGCACCCATATTCAACGAGTGAAGGAATTTGTCGGCGCCGGTATCGGTTTGCGCAGGGCAATCTTTCTCGGTGATGCTAATGCACTGATCATTCCTCAGCCGCGTCTGCGTGAACTCTTGCAAGTCGTGCACGAAGAGTTCAGAATCGGCCCACAGGCCGACTTCAAAGGCATTTACGCCTTCCTCGATATTTTCGGCGCCGAGCGCAAGACCCTAGACGAATATCGCGAATTGGCCGCAGCCGGTGTTCGCCGCATTTATCTGGGTCTCGAAAGTGGTGATGAGACGGTCTTTCGGCTCCTCAACAAACCTGGTTCACCGGCAGAGGCTATTGAGGCAGTTCGTACCATTAAAGCGGCTGGAATTGCAGTGGGGGTCATCCTGCTGGTTGGCGCCGGTGGTGAGCGTTTCGCGCATGACCATGTGCAACACTCACTGGCAGCGATTGCCGCAATGGGTCTGGGACCAGAAGATATTGTGTACCTATCACCACTAATTATTCCAACTGACACACCCTATCTCGCCCAATTGCAGGCCTTTGATAGCCAACCGTTGAGCGATGAGGCGATCTTCGAACAGTTCAATCAACTTAAACAAGGAGCACGAATGGTCGTTGGCACTGGCGCCAAAGTGGTGATCTACCACATTGAAGAATTTGTCTATTGA
- a CDS encoding aldehyde dehydrogenase encodes MVHEHSAAELPHYNLYIDGEWRPATSDQTFTVYDPANGQPLAICASATTNDVDRAVMAARTAFDHGPWPHTSPAQRAEILHAIADALEARNFELAEIESRDAGVPLRKTTYNDITLGLEILRGCAELARKHPYEPLPWNELPTVSWNFVWREPIGVCAQIIPWNYAFCMAAWKLGPALATGNTVVFKPSSLAPLSTLAIFQTIHELNLLPKGVVNLVLGPGGEVGEYLVAHPAVDKVAFTGSTEVGRKIMALAAQHVKRVTLELGGKNAMLILPDADLDLVVDGVLWGAFYHSGQLCEAGSRLLVPHTLHDTLVDRLVERVRGMRIGDPMDLETDIGPLISERQREKVERYIAIGREEGATVVVGGGRPLGEAFSHGHYIEPTIFTGVRPEMRIAQEEIFGPVLSVIAYNDIGEAIRIANNSIYGLAASVWSRDLQHALTVARRIRAGTVWINEHHVLNPHAPFGGYRQSGFGREMGRYGLDEYTEIKHIHVDLMQRRQGRLWWDTLLPE; translated from the coding sequence ATGGTGCACGAACACTCCGCAGCAGAGCTACCCCACTACAATTTGTATATTGATGGCGAATGGCGTCCAGCAACAAGCGATCAGACGTTCACCGTTTACGATCCGGCAAACGGTCAACCCCTTGCAATATGTGCAAGTGCTACGACGAACGATGTTGATCGGGCAGTGATGGCCGCCCGAACCGCCTTCGATCATGGGCCGTGGCCGCATACCTCTCCGGCACAGCGGGCCGAAATCCTACACGCGATTGCCGATGCCTTAGAAGCACGCAACTTTGAACTCGCTGAGATCGAATCGCGAGATGCCGGGGTTCCATTACGAAAAACCACCTACAATGACATTACCTTGGGGCTAGAAATTTTGCGCGGTTGTGCCGAACTGGCCCGCAAACATCCTTACGAACCGCTGCCGTGGAACGAGCTACCGACAGTATCGTGGAATTTTGTCTGGCGCGAACCAATCGGTGTCTGCGCCCAAATTATTCCATGGAACTATGCCTTTTGTATGGCTGCATGGAAACTCGGCCCGGCACTGGCAACCGGCAACACGGTGGTTTTTAAACCCTCGTCGCTGGCACCCCTCAGTACACTGGCGATTTTCCAAACGATTCACGAACTCAATCTCCTCCCGAAGGGTGTTGTCAATCTCGTGCTCGGACCAGGTGGAGAGGTAGGCGAGTACCTGGTTGCCCATCCGGCAGTAGATAAAGTGGCGTTTACCGGCAGCACGGAAGTTGGCCGCAAGATTATGGCTCTGGCTGCACAGCATGTTAAACGGGTAACACTAGAACTGGGTGGGAAGAATGCAATGCTGATCTTGCCCGATGCCGATCTCGATCTGGTTGTTGATGGTGTCTTATGGGGGGCATTCTATCACTCCGGGCAACTGTGCGAAGCCGGTTCACGGTTGCTCGTACCGCACACGTTACATGACACCCTGGTTGATCGTCTTGTAGAACGAGTCCGTGGGATGCGGATCGGCGACCCGATGGATCTGGAAACCGATATTGGGCCACTGATTAGTGAACGACAGCGCGAGAAGGTCGAACGATACATTGCCATTGGTCGCGAAGAAGGAGCGACGGTTGTTGTTGGCGGTGGCAGACCACTTGGTGAAGCCTTTTCCCACGGCCATTACATCGAACCGACCATCTTTACCGGTGTGCGGCCAGAAATGCGAATTGCACAGGAAGAAATTTTTGGTCCGGTGCTGTCGGTTATTGCCTACAACGATATTGGCGAAGCGATTCGGATTGCAAACAACAGCATCTACGGTCTCGCTGCGTCGGTCTGGTCGCGCGATTTACAGCACGCCCTGACGGTAGCTCGCCGCATTCGCGCCGGCACTGTCTGGATCAACGAGCATCACGTTCTCAACCCACACGCACCGTTTGGTGGGTATCGGCAGAGTGGTTTCGGACGAGAAATGGGACGTTACGGACTCGATGAATATACGGAAATCAAACATATTCACGTCGATCTGATGCAGCGTCGCCAGGGCCGTCTGTGGTGGGATACCCTGTTGCCAGAATAG
- a CDS encoding homoserine dehydrogenase codes for MTPIIQLGLGGVGRALARQMLNVAPKIRRRYGIDLRYVALVDSHGALAGDPALTDTQIHNILAAKEAGQHLDSLSGAITDRHWLELLPATIAIVVDVTAASNHAAPLAAAISAGHRVVLANKRPLCEGFDLFAALTERGATRYEATVGAGLPVISVLQSLIDSGDEIISIEAALSGTLGFLIGELEQGASFAEAVRTAYRLGYTEPDPRDDLSGADVARKALILARTCGMNIPAYAVSAEALFPPALSEISITEFLQRLDEAESEIMSRFQAARANGKVVRYMTRISRDNGIEVGLRELSLDHPLASLRGPDNMISFTTRRYHDRPLVVRGPGAGVEVTAAGVLGDIIATAREL; via the coding sequence ATGACACCAATTATTCAACTGGGGCTAGGCGGTGTTGGCCGAGCACTTGCCCGGCAGATGCTGAATGTCGCGCCTAAGATCCGTCGCCGATACGGCATTGACCTACGTTATGTTGCGCTGGTTGACAGTCACGGCGCTCTCGCCGGTGATCCAGCGCTTACCGATACACAAATACACAACATTCTGGCCGCCAAAGAGGCTGGACAGCATCTTGATAGTCTTTCAGGTGCTATCACTGATCGGCACTGGCTTGAGTTATTGCCGGCAACAATTGCCATTGTTGTGGATGTCACGGCGGCTAGCAATCACGCTGCACCACTGGCCGCTGCTATCTCAGCCGGACATCGGGTTGTCCTGGCGAATAAGCGACCACTATGCGAAGGTTTTGATCTCTTCGCTGCCCTGACCGAACGCGGTGCAACGCGCTATGAAGCAACGGTCGGTGCCGGTCTACCGGTGATCAGTGTGCTACAGAGTCTGATCGACAGCGGCGACGAGATCATCTCCATCGAGGCAGCGTTGAGTGGAACGCTCGGTTTCCTGATCGGTGAACTTGAACAGGGAGCTAGCTTCGCTGAGGCAGTGCGCACGGCATACAGGCTTGGCTACACCGAACCAGACCCACGTGATGATCTGAGCGGGGCTGATGTCGCCCGTAAGGCACTCATCCTAGCTCGTACCTGTGGAATGAACATCCCAGCGTACGCGGTAAGCGCCGAAGCACTCTTTCCGCCAGCGCTGTCAGAAATCAGTATCACTGAATTTTTGCAACGTCTTGATGAAGCTGAGAGCGAGATTATGAGTCGCTTCCAGGCTGCTCGCGCCAACGGTAAGGTGGTACGCTACATGACCCGCATCAGCCGTGACAACGGGATCGAAGTTGGTCTGCGCGAACTTTCTCTCGACCATCCGCTAGCCAGTTTACGTGGACCGGATAATATGATCAGTTTCACAACCAGACGCTACCATGATCGTCCGCTCGTGGTACGGGGACCAGGGGCCGGTGTTGAAGTAACCGCAGCCGGTGTGTTAGGTGACATTATTGCTACTGCCCGTGAATTGTAG
- a CDS encoding leucyl aminopeptidase, translating to MAVASDLAVLLYAEGESLPDVVTALCEPADATGRWKQQTIVYPRGTLSARRLLLIGMGKRSAITADTVRQAAALAAQRAQEIKVATYHVGFNGDLPLPPAVFGQAFAEGSVLGSYRYTRYKSDREEVPTANAVLLLGAGSDEAAAGVRRGQIIARATAFARDLANGPGNEVTPAFLGQTALELGERLGLKTMVLDKPQLIEQGFGGILAVGQGSANEPRFIVMEYGSADQGPTICLVGKGITFDTGGISIKPAEKMDEMKMDMSGAAAVFGAMQAVAELQLPLHVVGIVCAAENMPGSTAYRPGDIIRTLSGKTVEVLNTDAEGRIVLADGLFYAQRYQPAAIVDLATLTGAIMVALGPHAIGLMGNNQELANRLIAAGEATAERVWQLPLWDEYREAMKSEIADLKNTGGRYGGAITAAGFLAAFVGDYPWAHLDIAGTAWVEKPNRAYQSRGATGVGVRLLVELLQGYVG from the coding sequence TTGGCGGTAGCATCGGATCTGGCAGTGTTGCTCTATGCTGAGGGTGAATCTTTACCCGATGTAGTTACTGCCTTGTGTGAGCCGGCTGACGCGACTGGACGTTGGAAGCAACAGACGATCGTTTATCCGCGTGGAACATTGTCGGCTCGTCGATTGCTGTTAATCGGTATGGGCAAGCGCTCTGCAATAACTGCCGATACAGTGCGACAGGCGGCGGCGCTAGCTGCTCAGCGCGCACAAGAGATTAAAGTTGCAACCTATCACGTGGGTTTCAACGGTGATTTACCACTTCCGCCCGCCGTGTTTGGACAGGCATTTGCTGAGGGAAGCGTGTTGGGTTCGTATCGGTATACTCGATACAAGAGTGATCGAGAAGAAGTACCAACGGCCAACGCAGTGCTTCTGCTCGGTGCCGGTAGTGATGAGGCGGCGGCTGGGGTGCGCCGTGGTCAGATTATTGCGCGGGCAACCGCTTTTGCTCGTGACCTGGCTAACGGTCCTGGTAATGAGGTCACACCGGCCTTTCTCGGTCAGACTGCGCTCGAATTGGGTGAGCGGCTCGGTCTGAAAACGATGGTGCTTGATAAGCCACAATTGATCGAGCAGGGTTTTGGTGGTATTCTCGCGGTCGGTCAGGGATCGGCCAACGAGCCGCGCTTTATTGTGATGGAGTATGGTTCGGCCGATCAAGGTCCGACTATCTGCCTGGTTGGGAAAGGGATAACCTTTGACACCGGCGGGATCAGCATTAAACCGGCCGAGAAGATGGACGAAATGAAGATGGATATGAGCGGTGCGGCAGCGGTATTCGGTGCAATGCAAGCCGTTGCTGAATTGCAGTTGCCTCTTCACGTTGTTGGGATCGTCTGCGCTGCCGAAAATATGCCAGGCTCAACCGCCTATCGGCCTGGTGATATTATCCGTACCCTGAGCGGCAAGACGGTTGAAGTACTTAATACCGATGCTGAAGGTCGGATTGTGTTGGCCGATGGTCTATTCTACGCGCAGCGCTATCAACCCGCTGCAATTGTCGATTTGGCTACACTGACCGGTGCGATTATGGTTGCCCTTGGCCCACACGCAATAGGCCTGATGGGGAATAATCAAGAGCTGGCAAACCGTCTGATTGCTGCTGGTGAAGCTACCGCCGAGCGTGTCTGGCAGTTGCCGCTTTGGGATGAGTACCGCGAGGCAATGAAGAGTGAGATTGCCGATCTCAAGAATACCGGTGGTCGTTACGGTGGCGCTATTACGGCTGCCGGCTTTCTGGCCGCATTTGTTGGTGATTATCCCTGGGCGCACCTTGACATTGCCGGGACTGCCTGGGTCGAGAAACCGAATCGCGCCTATCAATCGCGTGGCGCTACGGGTGTCGGTGTTCGCCTGCTGGTCGAGTTGCTGCAAGGATACGTTGGGTAG